tccattaacGAAtgtacaaaaaaggaaaaattcacagtgttaaaaattaatatttaaataagtatTCTTTCTGAAGCATCTAAATtaatagtatttattttaatttctttagatCATTAAGGGAATGTTAAGTTTTCATTTTAGAAAGTTTTACAACTAAAAACTGCGGTAAAATGTcaggaaaaacaagagagaacgctatagtcgagagcttcgactattagatacccgttactcaggtgaAGGGAGAGCGAGGGAAATGGATTTATGCAGTCATCAAAGCTACTGGAGCCATCTATCGGCTGTTGAAATTGTTGATGGCTCCATCTAATGGCAGTCTCACTTTTTgctcaaaattgaatttaaactttcccaaaatttttaaaaatgtgggctCCATTCAAAATGGTTGTTCCCTAAAGAAAGCAAGAGagaacgatttaaaaaatttcttctacatttcgataggtattaataaacaaaacaaaactgcatttttacttttccgaaatattgaaatttttaaaatcgtatataagcgattgtgggcgtttttgaaacaaacttgcgctgcgttggaactcctagaatctgcatgcaaaatgtcaatcttctagcttttatagtttccgagatctcagcatttatacggacggacagacggacaagcggacatggctatatcgacttggctagtgaccctgatcaagaatatatatactttataggggcggaaatgcttccttctagctgttacatacttttgcacgaatacaatatacccttttactctacgagtaacgggtataaaaaactttcGCAGCGTAGAAACCTTAAGAATCTGCAAATTCGTAGTATTTGAAtctttttactaaaaaaaacattcaaaagttaacatttaatttattaaatctattATTCGATAAACCAAAAATCCTAAATCGAAACAAgtccaaattataaaaatacaaaatcatttttatccaaCAGTTAggtacatatatttatttagaaacaCATATCTTTAACATTAGCTTGGCAGAACAAGTTGCAGCAATTTGGATGCTTGTGCGTGTTGATATTAATACCCAGACATTCATTATGATTCCGATTGGGCAATCTCAAGAGAACTGCAAGAAAAGTATACTTTTATATGGAATACTTAAACGAGGATATAAGAATACTTACTTAATTTATTCTTCCTGCTGCGAACCTCGTTTATTGCGTCAATCTCTTCCTCACAACTAAGGACCCAATTGCAGGGCTTATCCCATTCGGAGCAGGTGAAATCGCAGACGCATTGATACTGTGCTTTTCCCTTgcacttgttatttttcagcACCGGACAGAGGTTTTTCTGGGAACATTGGACCAAAACCAATTCGGAGACAATGAAAAGGAGCAGCAAGCTCAGCAGAATCTTGGCAGCCATTTCGAAAAATTCTAAGTTGAAGTGATACGAATACCGAGCCTTTTATAGGTCTTCCCTGAGGGTAAAAGTGAGTTATTTTTAATCCGACTTGTTAAGCAATTGTGTAAATATAAGAAGAGATCAGGGCTTGGTCGGGGGTATAAAAGCAGGTTGTTTTCGGGGGCCATCATTTGAGTGCCCCGTTTATCAAGATGAAGTCCACACGAGTTCTGCTGACTTTCCAATTGCTGGCTTCTTTGATGGCCGCAATTTTGGGCTGTCAGACCTGTCAACAGTCCTCTCAGAAGGCCTGTCAGCCCTTTGTAGGCCTAAACAAGTGCTTCGATTGTGGCTGCAAAGAGCCCAAACTGCCGCCCCGGGATAACACCTGTTGTGGTCCCCACTGCGTCTACACGGGTCCAAGTTCTGCTCCAGTTGGTCGTTGCAATTGCACCGCCCAAAGTCGATGCCTCCTGGACACACATTGTGGCGCCGGAATGCCCTTCACCTTTGTCTGTCTATCCGGTTGCGATCTGAACAAGCTAAATGCCGACAGGCAAAAAACCGGCCATGCTCGTGAGTATTAAGGTTCtaaaataacactgtgcagcatttttagtgctttttaaatttacctagatggatgctatatttttggattcattacgaattcccaagttaaactgcgttttccaaaaagttccccgacgcaaggattcttagcaaaaggacctcaaagttcgaaaaatgctgaaattggccaactttgcggagctctcagaggcaaatggatgcatggtttgattcgatgttaaagttttttaaaagatacacactttatcttttaaaccccatacttaaaaaatttttaagattttttttaaggcagaaacaaattctagaaaacatagtcaaaaaacataaaagtatacagctgcggtcaaaatggtagtggtgttgccgccctgtgtatttaaaagtttgttgttgtaattgatcttttcctggtaatattgtattgattataattttactattagacttattggataagaaaaaattacaacatcaaacttttaaaaacacaaggcggcaacactgctactattttgaccgcagctgtttgtttttttagttttttgactatgttttttggaatttatttctgccttaaaaaaaatcctaaaattattttatgtatggggtttgaaagataaagggtgtatcttttaaaaaactttaacttcgaaccaagccatgcatccatttgcctctgagagctccgcaaagttggtcaatttcagcatttttcgaactttgaggtccttttgctaagaatccttgcgtcggggaactctttggaaaacgcagtttaacttgggaattcgtaacgaatccaaaaatatagcattcatcgaggttaatttttgatgctgcatagtgtaattttaaaaaatattttccataacCTTATTTCTTTGATCGCCACAGGTCTTCTTTCCTTCCCGTGGGACAAGAAAAAGTGCCTGGGCATGAACACCATGTGCGGCATCAATTGCTGCTGCCGAGAGAATTGTCCTAGAcggttttgtaaattttaatgcGTTCAATAAATgattataaaaaagtgaaataaaaattgaaactacaaatattttctttcaaaagttaaaaattaaagagaaaAGTAGACAGGCTCTAAATAAAAAGAGATCATTACTCAAAGAAAAAGTTGGCTAACCAATTTTACATAAGCAAtacaattaaaagtaaattaattaaaataacatcTGGCGCgcaaatttaaaaagagtagTGTTGTAAAATGTCGAAATTCCCGTCCAATCTATCTCTGGCCTTTCCAATCGGCACTAGTTGCCACATTGCCCAACGAAGCCAACAGCAGTCGTGGCCGAGCGGTTAAGGCGTCTGACTAGAAATCAGATTCCCTCTGGGAGCGTAGGTTCGAATCCTACCGACTGCGAATGAGTTTcatactttttttattatttttttttttgattgcacatttttattttttatttcaaataactttaaataatcaCAAGCAAATGGTTCATTGAAAAATTGTCacattgtaattattttatgcatattatttatttttttaaaaataatattctctgTGGATGATTATGTGATGAAAATatgattaaataataaatggcAGGCTTGATTAAACTTTCAATTTAAGGGTATAGAGTTGAGACGCCTCTTCATCTCTCCCATTTTGTACTTCTGACCTATACTAAAATTATGTTCGTAaccatttataatatttatatgttaTTCCTCGTGTGGATGCGGACGTGAGACCGAAGGCTTGAGGGATCCGCGAAAGCAATGTGGCAGTGGGAACACTTGTAGGGTCGTTCGCCCGTGTGGTTCCTTATGTGGACCCTGAGAGATTTGCGCTCCTTGTAGGTTTTTTCGCAATAATCGCATTTATAGGGTCTTTCTCCGGTGTGGACACGAATGTGGACCTTCAGACCCTGGCGTTCCCTGAAAGTCTTATCGCAATAATCGCATTTGTAGGGCTTTTCGCCAGTGTGAATCCGATTGTGCAGCCTCAGATCCGCGGCAGTTCGGCAGGATTTGGGGCAATAGTCGCACTTAAAGGGCCATCGGCCAACGTGAGTTCGTTCGTGCACCTGAAGACTCCATTCGCGACGAAAGCTCTCGGGGCACAAGGGACATTTGAAGGTGGGCTCATCAGTACCGAAGtcctcatcatcatcttcaTCGATATTATCAGTTGAGTGACCATAAAAAGGTTGGGATTCACTCTCCCCAGATGATTCCTGCTTTTTGACTGGGTAGTCGATATCGATCTCCTGCTCACTCCGATAGTCCGATACCTCCTCCAGTAGATCCTCCTCCAGGAACTCCTGCTTCACTTGGCAGTCTAGCATCTGATTGACCTCCTCATCCTTCAGCAGCACCGCCTCAAAGGCCCCTCTTTCTGTCTTCACTGGAGTGTTGATTGATCCAACAATCCCGTATGAATTCCGAGCATCCTGCAGGCACATTAAGCAAATTATCTCAGGAAATGAGTCTCCCCGTTTGACTTCCAATCCCGTGTAGTGCGATATAATCTCCACCATCGAAACTCCCGATTCCGGTGCTCCATCGAATATATTTATCATGTCTTGGGAGTTCAGCATGCAAACGCGACACAACTCAGTCATTGTTCTGAAATATAGTTATTGATTACAAAGGCTATGTTGCGATAATCAATCTTACGGTTTAATTGGGTTTACTATAAAAATTTCCTAGATAGTTTGTTTACACTCGAGATTTCATTCATTCTTTAAGTACTCTTGGCACACTGTTTTCATTACATAGGGCTGTTAAGCGCAGGAACATATGTTTTGTCATCGAATGCCTATCGATATGCGCTTAACAGCACAATGTAGCGGCCACAGGGTGCCCGATgttagtttacaaaatatcaAGAAAAGATAAACAATCTATTTTGGGATATAGCATTTACGATTATAATCTATTAAACGTGCATCCGTAAGTATGTGTATCTTATAAATATGGGTAGCTTCTGAAGTCCTCTTCGATTACAGCGCAATGAAGGAAGTATGCCGGGCTTGCCTGCGAAACTCTGCATGTTTGGTCAACATTTTCGAGGGGAAGCACGATCGTCGTGGGGTTTCTATAGCGCATATGCTATCCGAATGCACGGGTTTCAAGATCGAAAAAGGGGACTCACTACCGGAACTGATATGCCCGCCCTGTCTGGAGGATGCACAAAATGCATATGATATTATAAAAACCTACGAGCGCAGCTACTTGATATTTTGTGAAGCGAGGGACGCGATCCTGGAGGACGATTTACCGGAGGAGGAAGTCTGTCTGATTTCAGATAGCGAAAGTGAGGAAACGAATGTGcaatcaaatgaaatttttgagaTATCAGAAAGTGAATGTGATAAATCGGAAAATGaagattcaaataataatCCAAAGATCCAGGACCTGGAAGAGAATACATCTAAGGAAGATGACGATATATCTAGAGATGAAAGTGAGCCATTCGATGAAGACGATACCAATGATAGTGATTATGTTGAAAGCAATCACAGAAAGTCCTATGCCAGACCTCGCAAAATAAGCCAAACGGGAAATCGACCGTTCAAGTGTGATTATTGTGAAAAGGGTTTTAAGGATCGCACATCTCTAGGAAAGCACGTAAGGACTCACACGGGGGAACGACCCTACAAGTGCACCCAGTGTCTCTCGGCCTTTTCGGATGCATCAAATCTCATACACCACTTAAAGATTCACTCAGATAAAAACCgctttaaatgtaatttttgcgaaaagagttttaggacACGCCTGAGTCTTAGGAATCACATAAGGACGCACACCGGGGAACGACCTTTCAAGTGCACCATCTGCATGTCAGCCTTTTCGGATGCATCAAATCTCATTCACCACTTAAAGATTCACTCAGATAAAGATACGTTTAAGTGTAACTATTGCGAAAAGAGTTATAAGTATCGCGCAAGTCTTAGGGATCACATGAGGACTCACACGGGGGAACGACCCTACAAGTGCAGCATCTGCCAAAGAACTTTTTCGAATAGATCCTCCCTCTACCAGCACAAAAATATTCACAGGAACAAGTTAATCTTTAAGTGCGATCATTGCGAAAAGGGCTTTTCGGATAGGGATTGTCTTGAGAGACATGCACGGAATTACCGAAAGTGTGAATGGGGttgcgaaagaaaaaaaaacaaagagatCGACTCGGAAGTTAAACCGCTCAAGTGCTCGCAGTGCCCGAAATCCTATCAGTTTCAGTCTCAGCTTGAACGCCACGCTAATAGCCACTCAGAAGAACGACCGTTTAAGTGTAATCTTTGCGAAAAGAGTTTTAAGAAACGCCTAGCTCTTGAAAATCATATAAGGACGCACACGGGGGAACGACCCTTCAAGTGCAACATCTGCAAGAAATCTTTTTCGGGTCCATCAAACCTCAGCCATCACAAAACGATTCACAGGAAACAACGACCCTTCAAGTGCAACATTTGCCTGAAAGCTTTTACGGATTCATCAAATCTCAGCCATCACAAAAGGATTCACAGGAATGAACGAAAGTTTAAGTGCGAATATTGCGAAAAGAGTTTTTTGGATAAGGCCCATCTGGAGAGACATGAACTGACTCACACGGGCGAAAAACCCTTCAAGTGTCCCCACTGCCAGTCCTGTTTTGCGAGTTCAGCAAATCTTTGCCAGCACAGTTGGGTTCACAAGAAAGAAAAACGCTCTTCTTCTGAAAGCATttaagtaaaatttttaaattctaaaaagaTAGCATGATAAATTGCAATTCAAACTCGCATTTTCTACTACTTTTAGCTCTATGATTTATCAATCTGTTTCAAAAATGAtggttttgtttaaaaatccATACTCAATAGATCTAAGGAGATATCAaatctcaaaataaattctgatgccttaaaaaaatgatctctgtagttttttaaatgttttttgaaaatcgATTACCAGCGACTCAACATATGTTTATGTCACTGTTAAGTGCGCTGTAATCGTAACAGGGTGCTCACAGCAGCTGCATGCTCAATAAAAGGTCGAGGATGTAAACAAACTattttacctaaaatttaaattattactgAAAATAAAACCGCAGGTAAGTTTATTTGATTGGCCATTGACGTTTTCAAAGtcatgtttgttttattttagtatAATGAAGGAACTATGTCGCGTTTGCCTTGGATCCTCCAAAAACATGGTCAAAATTTTCCAAGGAACAGGAAGGCAAAATTCTGGGACTTCTATAGCTTATATGATATCGGAAGTCACCTGTTTTAAGGTTGAAAAAGGGGACTCATTTTCGGAATCCATTTGCACAACATGCCTAGAGGATGCCCAAAATGCATTTGATATTATAAAAACCTACGAGCGCAGCTACAGGACGTTTTGTGAAGTGAAGGACGCGGTCCTGGAGGACGAATTACTGGAGGATGACGTCAAGCAAATAATACCAAGTGATGGATCGAGCTGTGTTGAGGTAACACAGAAGATCATCAAGAAAAAGAAAGATAAGAGGGTAGAGAGTAGACCCTTTAAATCCGAAGAAGACTCCAATGACAAGGATTATGTACACTCAAAGAAGTCTCACGATTGTTCCCAGTGCAACAGGTCTTTTATCTCCCCATCACTTCTCAAGCGGCACATCCGGCG
The genomic region above belongs to Drosophila takahashii strain IR98-3 E-12201 chromosome 2L, DtakHiC1v2, whole genome shotgun sequence and contains:
- the LOC108069194 gene encoding uncharacterized protein, whose translation is MAAKILLSLLLLFIVSELVLVQCSQKNLCPVLKNNKCKGKAQYQCVCDFTCSEWDKPCNWVLSCEEEIDAINEVRSRKNKLILLRLPNRNHNECLGININTHKHPNCCNLFCQANVKDMCF
- the LOC108069195 gene encoding uncharacterized protein, which gives rise to MKSTRVLLTFQLLASLMAAILGCQTCQQSSQKACQPFVGLNKCFDCGCKEPKLPPRDNTCCGPHCVYTGPSSAPVGRCNCTAQSRCLLDTHCGAGMPFTFVCLSGCDLNKLNADRQKTGHARLLSFPWDKKKCLGMNTMCGINCCCRENCPRRFCKF
- the LOC108069182 gene encoding zinc finger protein Paris-like, with translation MTELCRVCMLNSQDMINIFDGAPESGVSMVEIISHYTGLEVKRGDSFPEIICLMCLQDARNSYGIVGSINTPVKTERGAFEAVLLKDEEVNQMLDCQVKQEFLEEDLLEEVSDYRSEQEIDIDYPVKKQESSGESESQPFYGHSTDNIDEDDDEDFGTDEPTFKCPLCPESFRREWSLQVHERTHVGRWPFKCDYCPKSCRTAADLRLHNRIHTGEKPYKCDYCDKTFRERQGLKVHIRVHTGERPYKCDYCEKTYKERKSLRVHIRNHTGERPYKCSHCHIAFADPSSLRSHVRIHTRNNI
- the LOC108069176 gene encoding zinc finger protein ZFP2-like, with amino-acid sequence MKEVCRACLRNSACLVNIFEGKHDRRGVSIAHMLSECTGFKIEKGDSLPELICPPCLEDAQNAYDIIKTYERSYLIFCEARDAILEDDLPEEEVCLISDSESEETNVQSNEIFEISESECDKSENEDSNNNPKIQDLEENTSKEDDDISRDESEPFDEDDTNDSDYVESNHRKSYARPRKISQTGNRPFKCDYCEKGFKDRTSLGKHVRTHTGERPYKCTQCLSAFSDASNLIHHLKIHSDKNRFKCNFCEKSFRTRLSLRNHIRTHTGERPFKCTICMSAFSDASNLIHHLKIHSDKDTFKCNYCEKSYKYRASLRDHMRTHTGERPYKCSICQRTFSNRSSLYQHKNIHRNKLIFKCDHCEKGFSDRDCLERHARNYRKCEWGCERKKNKEIDSEVKPLKCSQCPKSYQFQSQLERHANSHSEERPFKCNLCEKSFKKRLALENHIRTHTGERPFKCNICKKSFSGPSNLSHHKTIHRKQRPFKCNICLKAFTDSSNLSHHKRIHRNERKFKCEYCEKSFLDKAHLERHELTHTGEKPFKCPHCQSCFASSANLCQHSWVHKKEKRSSSESI